Part of the Urocitellus parryii isolate mUroPar1 chromosome 2, mUroPar1.hap1, whole genome shotgun sequence genome, CCTTGGGAGTGGTGGGGGCCGCGGCCCCTCCAGGCAATGGCACTCGGGGCACCAGGGACGGCGGGGACAAGCGGCAGCTGGTATATGTGTTTACCACGTGGCGCTCGGGCTCGTCCTTCTTCGGCGAGCTTTTCAACCAGAACCCCGAGGTGTTCTTCCTCTACGAGCCAGTGTGGCACGTGTGGCAAAAACTGTACCCCGGGGACGCCGTTTCCCTGCAGGGGGCAGCGCGGGACATGCTGAGCGCTCTCTATCGCTGCGATCTCTCCGTTTTCCAGTTGTATAGTCCGGCGGGCAGTGGGGGGCGCAACCTTACTACTCTGGGCATCTTTGGGGCAGCCACCAACAAAGTGGTGTGCTCCTCGCCACTGTGCCCCGCCTACCGTAAGGAGGTCGTGGGACTGGTGGACGACCGGGTGTGCAAGAAGTGCCCTCCTCAGCGCCTGGCACGCTTTGAGGAGGAGTGCCGCAAGTACCGCACGCTGGTCATCAAGGGCGTGCGCGTCTTCGACGTGGCAGTATTGGCGCCACTGCTTCGAGACCCGGCCCTGGACCTCAAGGTCATCCACCTGGTGCGTGATCCCCGTGCGGTTGCCAGCTCACGCATCCGCTCGCGCCACGGCCTCATCCGTGAGAGCCTACAAGTGGTGCGCAGCCGGGATCCGCGAGCCCATCGAATGCCCTTCCTGGAGGCCGCCGGTCACAAGCTGGGTGCCAAGAAGGAGGGTATGGGCGGCCCCGCAGACTACCATGCGCTGGGCGCTATGGAGGTCATCTGCAACAGTATGGCCAAGACGCTGCAGACAGCCCTGCAGCCCCCCGACTGGCTGCAGGGTCACTACCTGGTGGTGCGGTACGAGGACCTGGTGGGAGACCCCATTAAGACGCTACGGAGGGTGTACGACTTTGTGGGGCTGCTGGTGAGTCCAGAAATGGAGCAGTTTGCCCTGAACATGACCAGTGGCTCAGGATCCTCCTCCAAGCCATTCGTGGTATCAGCTCGCAATGCCACGCAGGCCGCCAATGCCTGGCGGACGGCACTCACCTTCCAGCAGATCAAGCAGGTGGAGGAGTTTTGCTACCAGCCCATGGCTGTGTTGGGTTATGAGCGGGTCAACAGCCCCGAGGAGGTCAAAGACCTCAGCAAGACCCTACTTCGGAAGCCCCGGCTCTGAGGGCTCTGAGAGAGTTTCCCAGGAGATCCGACACTCTGTGGAGACGCCCACAAAGATAACTGTGATGTGTTTAAACAAACAGCCCAGACCCAAACTGAGGTAGCCCACATATTCtattatagatatataatataaataaccaCACAGGCACTAGCTGTCGATGTTTTGAGTCAGTGAATTTCAAggaacagaacacacacacacatgcacacacaaacacacacacatacacacacacctcagaaAAGGTAAGACTTGAAAGTTCTGAACAGTGGTCCCTCCTCTCTTGTCCCCTgtctctttccccttcccctttctcctatTTCTCACCCTCTCTCCCACCTGCCTTCCATTTTGAAGTGGAATGTTGATGAAATCTAGTTCCAGTAACCCAAATCTTGTTTACAAAGTTTTCGTGGTATCTGTGAACATGTAAGAGTAatctggatgtgggtggggggtggggcggACAAAGGGGAAGTGGTCCAGGAAAAAAAAGCCCCACTGGGCCTGATAATAAACTAAGGAGGCATTCCTCTAAAGTAGACTTTTGTGTAAAAAAGCAAAGGTTACATGTGAGTATtaataaagaagataataaataatattctttttttttttaaatatatttgcctCCCTTGCTTTGGATTTACCTGTGTTACTTGTCCTACAGAGCTTCAGATAGAATCTGCTTCCCTTCCGCCTTCCCTTGTTTCTAGCCCTCTCCTGAAGGACAGCTAACCAGGGAGAAGCTTCTGGCTCCTTGATAATAACCCCAGAATTGTTTT contains:
- the Chst2 gene encoding carbohydrate sulfotransferase 2, producing the protein MSRSSSRALPPGALPRLLPAVPAAAPRALLPPWPRRPGRRWPASPLGMKVFRRKALVLCAGYALLLVLTMLNLLDYKWHKEPLQQCNLDGPLGAAAGAAGGSWGRPGPPPAAPPRSHTRLDPRTPYRPPAAAVGAAPAAALGVVGAAAPPGNGTRGTRDGGDKRQLVYVFTTWRSGSSFFGELFNQNPEVFFLYEPVWHVWQKLYPGDAVSLQGAARDMLSALYRCDLSVFQLYSPAGSGGRNLTTLGIFGAATNKVVCSSPLCPAYRKEVVGLVDDRVCKKCPPQRLARFEEECRKYRTLVIKGVRVFDVAVLAPLLRDPALDLKVIHLVRDPRAVASSRIRSRHGLIRESLQVVRSRDPRAHRMPFLEAAGHKLGAKKEGMGGPADYHALGAMEVICNSMAKTLQTALQPPDWLQGHYLVVRYEDLVGDPIKTLRRVYDFVGLLVSPEMEQFALNMTSGSGSSSKPFVVSARNATQAANAWRTALTFQQIKQVEEFCYQPMAVLGYERVNSPEEVKDLSKTLLRKPRL